In Chitinophaga sp. HK235, a single window of DNA contains:
- a CDS encoding RNA polymerase sigma factor RpoD/SigA, whose translation MRQLKITKSITNRESQSLEKYLQEIGKVDLITPEEEVNLAIRIKQGDQRALEKLTKANLRFVVSVAKQYQNQGLSLSDLINEGNLGLIKAAQRFDETRGFKFISYAVWWIRQSILQALAEQSRIVRLPLNKVGLSNKISKAYSQLEQEFEREPSPDELATILEINTDEVEATLGVAARHVSMDAPFIDGEDNSLLDVLENPNAVSADEELDHHDSLRREIERSLSTLTDRQKDVIMLYFGIAVEHPMSLEDIGEKFGLTRERVRQIKDKAITKLRTTSRSKLLRNYLG comes from the coding sequence ATGCGCCAACTTAAAATCACTAAGTCCATTACCAACAGGGAGTCTCAGTCCCTGGAGAAGTACCTGCAGGAGATTGGGAAAGTGGATTTAATTACGCCGGAAGAAGAGGTAAATCTCGCTATCCGTATCAAGCAAGGCGATCAGAGAGCGTTGGAAAAGCTGACAAAGGCTAACCTCCGCTTTGTGGTATCCGTTGCCAAACAGTATCAGAACCAGGGTCTGTCTCTCAGCGACCTGATCAACGAGGGTAACCTCGGGTTAATTAAAGCTGCCCAACGTTTTGATGAAACACGCGGTTTTAAATTCATTTCCTACGCCGTTTGGTGGATCCGTCAATCCATCCTCCAGGCACTGGCAGAACAGTCCAGGATCGTACGCCTGCCGCTCAACAAAGTAGGGCTCAGCAATAAGATCAGCAAGGCCTATTCCCAGCTGGAACAGGAATTTGAAAGAGAGCCTTCTCCTGATGAACTGGCTACCATTCTCGAAATCAACACCGACGAAGTAGAAGCTACCCTCGGTGTGGCCGCCCGTCACGTGTCTATGGACGCTCCTTTCATCGACGGAGAAGACAACTCCCTGCTGGACGTGCTCGAAAATCCGAATGCTGTCAGCGCCGATGAAGAACTGGATCACCACGATTCACTTCGCCGTGAAATTGAACGCTCCCTGTCCACCCTCACCGACCGTCAGAAAGATGTGATCATGCTGTACTTCGGCATCGCCGTAGAACACCCTATGTCACTCGAAGACATCGGCGAAAAATTTGGCCTCACCCGCGAAAGGGTACGCCAGATCAAGGATAAAGCTATCACCAAACTCAGGACCACTTCCAGAAGCAAACTGCTCCGGAACTACCTGGGATAA
- a CDS encoding START-like domain-containing protein gives MSKKVLYELEFPVRCSPGILYEFLSTPAGLQEWFADKVDYRDNVFSFSWNGSSEEAEILEQEEDEFIRFHWLHAPKEEFFEFRIQISEVTNMTILVVKDFADKREIKDQSQLWESQVKDLFHRIGN, from the coding sequence ATGTCTAAGAAAGTGCTTTATGAGTTGGAATTCCCGGTTAGGTGCTCCCCTGGTATCCTTTACGAATTCCTGTCAACCCCTGCAGGCTTGCAGGAATGGTTTGCAGACAAGGTAGATTACAGGGACAATGTGTTTTCCTTTTCCTGGAATGGCAGTTCTGAAGAAGCAGAAATACTGGAACAGGAAGAAGATGAATTTATCAGGTTTCACTGGCTCCATGCTCCGAAAGAAGAGTTTTTTGAATTCCGGATACAGATTTCAGAAGTGACCAATATGACCATTTTGGTTGTAAAAGACTTCGCCGATAAAAGAGAAATCAAAGACCAGAGTCAGCTTTGGGAATCTCAGGTGAAAGATCTGTTCCATCGCATCGGAAACTAA
- a CDS encoding LptF/LptG family permease produces the protein MKKLDKLIIKTFLGPFVATFFVTLFVLVMQFLWKYVDDLVGKGLDTVVIIQLIAYTSATLVTLALPLAVLLSSIMTFGNLGESFELVALKSSGISLLRFIRPLMVVCSFIGFLAFLFANYVIPVANLQAKSLLYDITNSKPAFNIKAGVFYRDIPGYTIKVAQKDKDNQTIHQVMIFDNQSGGGDKVILAEKGQMVLTANKRFLYFILENGWRYEERGNRGYTVPGDMIRLGFKKYSKAFDLSSFAFNRLNMDLFASNQQMLNIKQLDVAIDSLEKAQTIFGKTVNAYVTVRFPFFRWKDSAWAATAPPLKVKDFENIIPEKNRRAVLERAEQSVRETLGSLDAPTKEYSEKHSVILMHKVEWQRKFTLAAACVVMFLIGAPLGSIIRKGGLGTPLVFAVIFFVIFNIFFMIGEKMARSGVMFTWSGMWLSNIVLLPIAGFLIYKAMNDSNLFNKEFYFRIYQKVKKFLQKFKSKKQPTI, from the coding sequence GTGAAGAAACTCGATAAATTAATTATTAAAACATTCCTGGGGCCCTTTGTGGCGACCTTCTTTGTGACGCTTTTTGTACTGGTAATGCAGTTCCTCTGGAAATATGTAGACGACCTGGTAGGAAAAGGACTGGACACGGTGGTGATCATTCAGCTCATCGCCTATACCAGCGCCACGCTCGTGACCCTGGCCCTCCCGTTGGCCGTGTTGCTCTCTTCCATCATGACTTTCGGTAACCTCGGAGAAAGTTTTGAGCTGGTAGCCCTCAAATCGTCCGGCATATCCCTGCTCCGCTTTATCCGGCCACTGATGGTGGTGTGTAGCTTCATCGGCTTTCTGGCATTCCTGTTTGCCAACTATGTGATCCCGGTTGCCAACCTGCAGGCCAAATCCCTCTTGTACGATATCACCAACTCCAAGCCAGCCTTCAATATCAAGGCCGGCGTTTTCTACCGCGATATTCCCGGCTATACCATCAAGGTGGCCCAGAAAGATAAAGACAACCAGACCATTCACCAGGTGATGATCTTCGACAACCAGTCTGGTGGCGGAGATAAGGTTATCCTCGCTGAAAAGGGACAAATGGTACTCACAGCCAACAAACGTTTCCTGTATTTTATCCTGGAAAACGGCTGGCGTTATGAAGAGAGAGGCAACCGCGGTTACACTGTTCCCGGCGATATGATCCGCCTGGGCTTCAAAAAATACAGTAAAGCCTTTGACCTGAGCTCTTTTGCCTTCAACCGTCTCAACATGGATCTGTTTGCCTCCAACCAGCAGATGCTCAACATCAAACAGCTGGATGTGGCTATCGATTCACTGGAAAAAGCTCAAACTATCTTCGGCAAAACCGTTAACGCCTATGTGACGGTACGTTTCCCTTTCTTCCGCTGGAAAGACAGCGCCTGGGCAGCCACTGCCCCTCCGCTGAAAGTAAAGGACTTTGAAAACATCATTCCTGAAAAAAACCGCCGTGCCGTACTGGAGAGGGCTGAGCAAAGTGTCCGGGAAACTTTGGGGTCATTGGATGCCCCTACCAAAGAATATTCTGAGAAACACAGCGTTATATTAATGCATAAAGTGGAATGGCAGCGTAAGTTCACGCTCGCGGCAGCCTGTGTGGTGATGTTCCTCATTGGAGCACCGTTGGGTTCCATTATCCGTAAGGGTGGGCTGGGAACACCACTGGTATTTGCCGTGATCTTTTTTGTGATCTTTAATATCTTTTTTATGATCGGGGAAAAGATGGCCCGCAGCGGTGTGATGTTCACGTGGTCGGGTATGTGGCTCTCGAATATTGTGCTGTTGCCAATTGCCGGCTTTTTAATTTATAAAGCCATGAATGATTCCAACTTATTCAATAAAGAATTTTATTTTCGCATATACCAGAAGGTAAAAAAGTTCTTGCAAAAATTTAAGTCTAAAAAGCAACCTACAATTTAA
- a CDS encoding phosphatase PAP2 family protein: MKTLYTLFRKNAYFFLPFLLWIIVGGVMLATYSQRELFLGINGEHSAFGDVVVTGITYLGDGIMFGLILLLMLIMQKFRVFFIGLGVFLLAAAVVQVAKHYFNAPRPISYFGEEAATLVHTVKWVTVHSSCSFPSGHSAVAFAMFSFLSVFLRNKKLGLLFIVLALTAAYSRIYLAQHFFADVYVGSIVGTLSTIIVFGFFRFRDSATSPEVCAEAMVNANAA; this comes from the coding sequence TTGAAAACGCTGTATACACTGTTCAGAAAGAATGCATATTTCTTTCTGCCCTTCCTACTGTGGATCATAGTGGGAGGAGTAATGCTGGCAACCTACAGTCAACGTGAGTTATTTCTTGGTATCAACGGAGAACACTCAGCGTTTGGTGATGTTGTTGTTACCGGGATCACTTATCTCGGTGATGGAATAATGTTCGGTTTAATCCTGTTGCTGATGCTGATCATGCAGAAGTTCAGGGTATTTTTTATCGGACTGGGAGTATTCCTTTTGGCGGCTGCAGTAGTGCAGGTAGCCAAACATTATTTTAATGCACCTAGGCCTATCAGCTATTTTGGAGAGGAAGCCGCCACGCTGGTACACACCGTTAAATGGGTGACTGTACACAGCAGCTGCAGCTTTCCTTCCGGACACTCTGCTGTAGCCTTTGCCATGTTTAGTTTTCTCTCAGTATTCCTGCGCAATAAAAAGCTGGGCTTACTGTTTATTGTACTGGCACTGACGGCTGCATATTCCCGCATCTACCTGGCACAACATTTCTTTGCAGATGTTTACGTAGGTAGTATTGTGGGTACCCTGAGCACCATTATTGTATTTGGTTTCTTCAGGTTCCGTGATTCCGCCACTTCTCCGGAAGTTTGTGCAGAAGCGATGGTCAACGCCAACGCCGCGTAA